The DNA region AGTTCAGTATGACGATAACCTATTTTATGTTAAAAAAAAGAACATTCAAATGAATTTCGATGAATTTCAGCAATCGCTTTCAAAAATAAAAAATATACCGCTTCTAGGCGAATCCTCGCATTTTAAAATGGTACCACCATTTAGGCAGGAGCTTTTAAAAAAGCAGACGGAAGCCATAAAACGCGCCAAACATGCTGGGGTTATGGCTTTGTTTTACCCTAATGAAAGCCAGCAAACCCAATTGGTTTTGATATTGCGGAAAACTTACAAAGGGGTGCATTCGGCACAAGTGGGTTTTCCTGGTGGGAAGTTGGAAAAGTACGACCAATCGTTGGAAGAAGCGGCTTTGCGGGAAACCGAAGAGGAAATTGGCGTGCCCGTTAAACAGGTTAAAGTGATGAAAAAATTGTCGCAGGTGTATATTCCGCCCAGTAATTTTTATGTGCAGCCTTTTATCGGAATTACCGAAACCACCCCAAAATTTATAAAACAAGACGATGAAGTTGAGGATGTTATCGAGGTGGATTTGGAACATTTTTTGGACGATGCCGTTTTAATTACCAAACGATTGACTACCTCGTATAGTGTTGAGGTTGAGGTGCCTGCGTTTAAACTTAACGGTTATATTGTTTGGGGGGCTACCGCCATGATGCTCAGTGAGATTAAAGATATGCTGAAACAACTTTGGTAGTTTATTTTGTTTATTACATTTGTAGGCTCAATTTGGGCGGCTTTTGGCATATTTTGCTTAAATTGGTATAGCAACCAAACTATTTTCAACTCGTATTCATGGGATTGTTTAAAAGAAATCCATTCGGACATATATTAATAATTAAAAAATGGCTCATCAGGGTGTTGGGAGCGATGACGCACCGTCGGTTTCGTGGTTTTAACGAACTGCAAATCGAAGGTTCAGAAATCATAAAAGACCTGCCCGATACCAATGTGCTCTTCATTTCAAACCACCAAACTTATTTTGCCGATGTAGTGGCTATGTTCCACGTATTTAATGCCAGTTTAAGCGGGCGTGTAGATTCCATAAAAAATGTAGGTTACCTCTGGAATCCTAAATTGAACATTTATTACGTGGCCGCCAAGGAAACCATGAAGGCCGGATTGTTGCCAAAAATTTTGGCCTACGTGGGGTCGGTGAGCATTGAACGGACTTGGCGTTCCGAAGGAAAGGATGTGAACCGTCAGGTACGGATGAGTGATATTTCAAACATTGGCAAGGCTTTGGATGATGGTTGGGTAATCACTTTTCCACAGGGCACTACCACGCCATTCAAACCAATTAGGAAAGGTACGGCACATATAATAAAGCGCTACAAACCTGTGGTGATTCCTATTGTTATTGATGGTTTTAGGAGGTCGTTCGATAAAAAAGGATTGCGCATCAAAAAGAAAAACATTCTCCAAACCATGGAAATTAAACCGCCTTTGGAAATTGATTACGATAACGAAACCACCGATGAAATCGTAAAGAAAATTGAATATGCCATCGAGCAACACCCGTCATTCTTAAAGGTGATTCCTCAAAAAGAACTCGAAGCCCAAGAAGAGCTGAA from Tamlana crocina includes:
- a CDS encoding lysophospholipid acyltransferase family protein, whose amino-acid sequence is MGLFKRNPFGHILIIKKWLIRVLGAMTHRRFRGFNELQIEGSEIIKDLPDTNVLFISNHQTYFADVVAMFHVFNASLSGRVDSIKNVGYLWNPKLNIYYVAAKETMKAGLLPKILAYVGSVSIERTWRSEGKDVNRQVRMSDISNIGKALDDGWVITFPQGTTTPFKPIRKGTAHIIKRYKPVVIPIVIDGFRRSFDKKGLRIKKKNILQTMEIKPPLEIDYDNETTDEIVKKIEYAIEQHPSFLKVIPQKELEAQEELNKKREW
- a CDS encoding CoA pyrophosphatase is translated as MNFDEFQQSLSKIKNIPLLGESSHFKMVPPFRQELLKKQTEAIKRAKHAGVMALFYPNESQQTQLVLILRKTYKGVHSAQVGFPGGKLEKYDQSLEEAALRETEEEIGVPVKQVKVMKKLSQVYIPPSNFYVQPFIGITETTPKFIKQDDEVEDVIEVDLEHFLDDAVLITKRLTTSYSVEVEVPAFKLNGYIVWGATAMMLSEIKDMLKQLW